The window TTATACCCCATAAAAAAGGTGTCTCTTTGCTCATTGATTGTGGTGCAAATGTAGACTCTAAAGCAAGTTACTTGGTGCAGTTTGCTAAGATGGGTTCTATCTATTACGAGAATGTTTTGGGGGTAAAGAATCCAAAAGTAGCGTTAGTAAATATTGGAGAAGAAGAATCCAAGGGGAATAGTCTTGTAAAAGAAGCCTATGCATTATTGAAACAAGAAGACGACATTCAATTTATTGGCAACATTGAAGCAAGAGATATATCGTCAGGTAAAGCGGACGTATTGGTGTGTGATGCGTTTGTTGGTAATATTATACTTAAATATACAGAGGGATTTGGTTTAACGTTACTCAGTATGTTGAAGGATGCTTTCTTACAAGATACCCGATCCAAATTGGGAGCTTTGTTGTTAAAACCAGCTCTTAAAAAGTTTAAAAAGCAATTGGATTATACCGAATATGGTGGCGCACCACTTCTTGGCTTGGAAGGGCTTGTTGTGAAGACACATGGCAGTTCGGATGCGAAAGCCATCAAAAATACCATTATTCAGTGTAAAACCTTTGCAGAACAAAACATTAATCATAAAATTAAACAAAAGTTTTAGCTTAAGGTAAGAGAAAATAATAAATAATCCTTAAAAGGGGGCAATCAAAATGGAATTTGAAAAGTTAGTAGCCATTATATCTGAGTTCACCAATATTGATGAGGATAAGATTACAAAAGAGACGAAATTTGTTGACGATCTTAATGTGGATTCACTTGATTTAGTACAGATTATTATGGCAGTTGAAGAAGAATTTGATATTGAAATTGACAACGAACAAGCTGAAAAGATTGTCACAGTTAATGATGCAGTTGAAGCCATTAATTCAGAAATTAATAACGACTAATCTAAGCCCTTACGTTTAAGGGCTTTACTATTATTAGCTACCTCTAAATATGTTATCATAAACAAGGAGGAGGGAATATTTTGAGGAATAAGTATCGGAACTTGAATGAGTTTCAGAAAATTGTAGGTTATAGGTTTAAGGATGTAAAATTATTGTCTCAAGCACTTACCCATAGCTCTTATGCTAATGAGCACAAGATGTCTAAGTTTGAAAACAACGAACGCCTTGAGTTTCTAGGAGATGCGGTACTTGAGATTGTAACCAGTGATTTTTTATTTGGGAAATATACAGACATGCTTGAAGGTGAATTGACCAAATTTAGAGCCAGCATTGTATGTGAACCTACATTAGCCAATTTTTCTAATGAAATAAGACTGGGTGAGTTTATTCGATTAGGAAAAGGGGAAGAGAACTCTGGAGGAAGATTTCGAGCATCTGTACTATCCGATGCAGTAGAAGCCCTTATAGGTGCTATCTATCTGGATGGAGAACTAGAAGCAGCTCGAGGGTTTATCCTTCGCACATTACTAAAAGATGTAGAGAAACGTAAGTTATTTATTGATAGTAAGACACATCTGCAAGAGATTATTCAAAAAACCAGTGAACATCCAATTGAATACATAATTGTAAAAGAAAAAGGACCCGATCACAACAAGCTATTTATGGTTGAAGTAAGACATGAAGGAAAAGTCATTGGTTATGGTAGAGGTCGCAGTAAGAAATCAGCAGAACAAGATGGTGCTTACGACGCTATTAAAAATATTAAATAACACAATTGACAGTGTACAATTGACAACTATTATGGGATATGTGTAACAATAAAGTTTCCCGCCATTGTTTATGACTTTGTCCTTGCAAGGAAACAAAGCCATCATACAATATGATTATATAATTGTCCATTGTTCATTGCCTATTGAAAGCCGCTAGTGCTTAAAGTAAGGTAAGGGGATACCATGCATTTAAAAAGTATTGAATTACAAGGATTTAAGTCTTTCGCCAACAAAATAAATTTCGAATTTGATGAAGGTATTACGGGTATTGTAGGACCAAATGGTAGTGGTAAAAGTAACATAGCCGATGCTGTCAGGTGGGTTCTTGGCGCCCAAAGCGCTAAGCAGCTTCGTGGCTCTAAGATGGAAGATGTTATATTTGCTGGTACTGAAAATAGGCGACCCGTCAGTTATTCCCAGGTGGACATTACCATCGATAATCATGATAGACGCATGGCTATCGACTACCTTGAAGTCACCATTTCTAGACGGGTATACCGTTCAGGTGAAAGTGAATTCTACATTAATAAGTCAGCTTGTCGTCTAAAAGACATTCATGAATTATTCTTGGATACTGGTGTTGGAAAAGAAGGTTATTCCATTATAGGACAAGGTCAAATCGATAAGATTCTAAGTACCAAACCGGAAGATAGAAGAAATCTTTTTGATGAAGCGGCAGGCATTGTGAAATTCAAGCATCGAAAATCAGATGCCTATAAAAAACTTGAAGAAGAAAAGCAGAATCTTGTAAGGATTAATGATATCATTCGAGAGCTTGATGGTCAACGGGACATGTTAGAAGGACAAGCTGAGGTAGCAAAAAATTATCTTGTATTGAAAGAAGATCTGAAAAAACACGAAGTGAATATCTTCATCAATGACTATGAAAAATTAAACAATGGGGTCAAAGACATTGTAGAAAAAGAGCAGGATATTCATGAAGAGATTCAGTCTGTTAAACATCAATATCAACAGGCTAAGGATAAACATCATGAGATGCAGGATCATATTGAGCAAATGAGCGGGTTGATCGATGAGAAGAAAGATGAACGAACAGCCTACAACATTGAAAAAGAAAAAATTGACAATAACATTAACATGACCAGTGAACGTATTCGTTCAATTAATGAAGCTATTACACGTATTGAAGAAAATATGGGTGAACTTCAGGCAAGATATGAGATGAATAAGGGCAATGTGGAGCAATATCATGGGTTGCTACTATCCTTGAACGAAGATTATAAAAAAGTTAAAGCGGGTCTCAATGATAAAGAAGAAAATTTACAAAAAATAAACAGTGATATTAAACTTCGAGAAGAAACCATTGAAGAGATAAAAACAAATATCATTGAAAGAATGAATGAAATAACCGTTGTTAAAAGTAATTTACAGCGTTATCAGACCATGTTGGAAAATGTTGAGAAGCGAAAAGAATTGCTCACAGAAAAAATGACCCAAGTCCATGGCGAACAAGCAGCATTGAAAGAGAAACATAAAAATCTTGAAACCTTATTAACAAATCTAAATCAAGATATTACTCATACAAAGCAGCAAATCAATGAGCTAGAGCAACAAGTGGACACGTGCAGCACTGAAAAACGTCAAGTCAGTGACAAACTAGGGTCACTGAATCAACAGTTAAACCAATTTCAATCCAGATACAATGCTCTGAATGATATTACAGAACACTATGAAGGCTATAACTACAGTATTCGCAAGGTAATGGAACTAAAAACGAAACAGAACTTATCAGGTGTATTAGGCGTTGTGGCAGATATTATTTCAGTGGATAAACAATATGAAACAGCCATCGAAACAGCTCTTGGTGCCGGCATACAGAATATTATTACCAAGGATGAAGAAACGGCAAAGTTATTAATTAATCATCTAAAAACCAATCGTTATGGACGGGCTACATTCCTGCCATTAACCAGTATACGTACAAACGGGTATCAGCAGACCCTTAGCCAAGAGAAAGGGTTTATTGGTTATGCAAGTGAGTTGGTTAATCATGACCAGCTCTATACGAATGTCATTAAGTATCTGTTAGGTCGTGTGGTCATCGTAGACCATATTGACAATGGTGTACGGTTAGCTAAGAAATTCAACTATAAGTTAAAGATTGTCACGTTATCTGGTGAGGTACTGAATCCAGGAGGCTCCATGACAGGTGGTAGCTTTAAAAGTAAGGGTAACAGTTTCTTATCCCGTAAGCGAGAATTAGAAGAATATCAGGTAAAAATTAAAGAGGTTGCAAGTCGTATTGAAAAAGGCAATGACCATCAAGAAAAACTTGTGGAAAAAGAAACGGCATTAAAAAAACAATTAGATGAACTTGTTAGCCGTAGTCATGGCCTTAATATTGAGTTAAATGCATCCCAGATGCGTATGAAACAAATGAACAAAGATAGGCAACAGAAGTCTCAGGAAATGGAAGATGGACAACGTGAACTTATGGAATTGGATGTTCAAAGCAGAGAATTAAAAGAAACCACTAATACCTATAATCAAAAATTATATGGGACAGAAAATGAAAATACAGACGCAGAAGATAAAGTTGTCTATTTAACGGATATGATTCAAAAGAAAAAGGTTGATAAAGAAGCCTTATCGGAAGAAATAACCCATCTAAAGATAAGCCTAACATCAACAGAACAGAAAATAAAAAGCACAAAAGAGAATCTTAGTCGATTGGAAGATGAATCCAATGACATCCAGCAGCAAAAGGAAAAAAACCAAGAAGAAATAACAAAAAATCAAGAGGATATTGCAGCCAAAACAGATATCATTCATCAATATAAACAAGACGTGGCCCTTATATTAGAGAAAATAGCAAGCATGGAAAAAGAAATTGAAACGTTGACTAGGGAAAAAGAGGCCATGACCCTTTCTCAAAATAAGTTATTTGAAGAACGTGAAGACTTAAGTCAAAAGGTGAATCTTCTAGAGAAAGAAGTTTTGCGACTGGGTAATTCTAAAATAAAGTATGAATTACAGATTGAAAATATTACCAACTATATGTGGGATGAATATGCTGTAACCTATAATATGGTTTTGGACTATAAAGATGATTGTGGCAGCATGACCCAGTTAAAAAGTAAAGTGAAGCATTTAAAGCAGGAAATTAAATTACTTGGTGACGTGAATGTCAATGCCATCGAGGAATATAAAGAGGTCATGACAAGATTTGACTTCTTAACAGAGCAAAGAGATGATCTCATTGAGGCAGAGAAGAAGCTCATTAAGGTAATTGGTGAACTGGATAAAGAAATGACAAAGCAATTCAAGTCACGATTTGATGAAATTAAGCATCAATTCAATGCAGTATTTCGTGAGTTGTTTGGTGGTGGACAAGGATTATTATACCTTGTAGATGAAGATAATATTTTAGAATCAGGGATAACCATTGAAGCCCAGCCACCAGGAAAAAAGCTACAGAGTATGATGTTATTATCCGGTGGTGAAAGAGCTTTTACAGCAATCGCTCTGCTATTTGCTATCCAGCGGCTGAAGCCCTCACCGTTCTGTGTACTTGATGAGATTGAAGCGGCTTTAGATGATGCCAATGTGGAACGATTTGCAAAGTATTTACAGAAACTCTCCAAAAATACCCAGTTTATTATCATCACCCACAGAAGGGGTACAATGGAAGCAGCAGATGCTTTGTATGGTATAACCATGCAGGAAAAGGGTATATCAACAAGAGTTTCAGTAAAGTTAATAGAGAATGAATTGACAGGTTAGGAGGAACATATGTTTAAAAAGAAGGATAATCAAGAAAAAGATACCCAAGAAAAAAAAGGTTTTTTTGGTAAGCTGGTTAAGGGATTAACCAAGACACGGGATAATATTCTAGGTGGTGTTGACCAAGTCTTGGGTTCATTTACAAAGATAGATGAAGATTTTTATGAGGAGTTAGAGGAAGCATTAATTGTGGCTGATCTAGGTGTCAATACAGCCATGACCATTATGGAAGACTTGCGCCAAAAAGTAAAAGAGAAAAAGATAAAAGATACAGCTGAAGTTAGAGATTTATTAATGGAAGAGTTACAAGAACTCATGAAGAATGAAGAGAATCTCTATGATTTTACAGAGAAGAAGTCCATTGTTCTAATCATTGGTGTTAACGGTGTTGGAAAGACAACAACCATCGGCAAGCTGGCTCATCAATACAAGGAAGCAGGTAAGAAGGTCATACTTGCAGCAGGTGATACCTTTCGGGCTGCAGCCATTGACCAGTTAGCAGAGTGGTCCAATCGGGCTGGCGTTGAACTGATTTCACAACAGGAGAATTCTGACCCGGGTGCTGTTGTTTATGATGCTGTTCAAGCGGCTAAAGCACGTAATGCCGATATATTAATCTGCGATACAGCTGGACGTCTCCATAATAAGAAAAACCTCATGGAAGAGCTTAGAAAGCTATTTAAAATTATTAGTCGGGAGTATCCAGAAGCCCATAAAGAGGTTTTGCTTGTACTGGATAGTACAACAGGGCAGAATGCATTACAGCAAGCCAAGCAGTTTAAAGACATTGCAGATATTACAGGTATTGTGTTGACCAAGCTTGATGGGACAGCTAAGGGTGGTATTGCTATTGCCATACAGACGGAGCTTAATATTCCTGTGAAGTATATTGGTGTTGGCGAAGGTATGGATGATTTGCAGCGTTTTGATTCAGAAGAGTTTGTGACAGCTTTGTTTAATGAAGAGGGTTAAAGAATTAAAAGAATAACTTGACATAGATATTGTTTTTTTATATACTATGTATAATATTATAGGATTAAGGCTGATGATAAGCTGTAATCTGAGCAAATGGCGATGACGAGATAGATGGTTAAGTTGACACGTGAACAGAGAGCTCCGGTAGCTGAAAAGGAGTGACGATGATAACTTAATGAAAAAGCCTCTGAGCTTCGTATGGAACTAAGATTGTCTTAGGGATGTTACGACGTGTTTCTCACGTTATAGAGATAGAGTATACGTAAGATGTTTTCTTGCCGTACTTGAAGAGGTTGATATGGTGACATGTCAATAAACTGAGGTGGTACCGCGAAGTGATAACTTTCGTCCTCAAGAATTGGATTCTTGGGGGTGGGAGTTTTTTTAATGCTTAATATTTGTCTATAATTGCAGGAATGTTTTATGAAGGTTGAGTGAATGAAGGTAAGGATAGGGCAAGACGGCGTAGGTAGGTATCTCTATAAATCAGTTCAGGCCAGTTATCCATAAGAAAAACTAAGCTCACTCCAGTAGATGTTACGAAACCTTAAAACTCCCTGCGGTCAGACAATTAAGGTTTTTAATGTAACATCGACTTCCATTCGCTAAGATTTTCTAATGGATGACTGGAAATCACTTGATTTATAGAGATACCTACCTACTGGGCTGTGTTGTTTGGTGTTTTATAGGGGTTAAAGTATTGGATTTGATGGTGGTATGGGATAGGTGATGTAAAAAATGATGTGTTTGTAATAGAAAATAGATGAAGGAGTGTTGAGGATGCATTGGGCAGAGCGAATAGCTAGGGAGTTAATTGAGAAGTATCCGGAGAGAGAAACGTATGTTTGTGCTTCGGGTATTAGTCCTTCGGGGGCGGTGCATATAGGGAATTTTAGAGAGATAGTGACTACGTATTTTGTGGTGAAGGCGTTGGAGGGGCTTGGTAAGAGGACCAGGTTTATCTTTTCTTGGGATGATTATGATCGGTTTAGGAAGGTGCCCAAGGGGATTGATGGGTCATATGAGCAGTACATTGGGATGCCTTATTCGGAGATTCCGGACCCTTATGGATGTCATGGGTCTTATGCAGAGCATTTTGAGAAGGCATTTGAGGCTTCTTTGGGTGAATTTGGTATTGATGCCCAGATGATTTATCAGAGTAGAGCTTATAAGAGTGGGCGTTATAATCGGTATATCAAGCATGCACTTGATTGCAGGCAACAGATCTATGATGTCATTATGGGTTTTAAGACCCAGGAGCCTTCTGAGGAAGAGAGACAGGCATATTATCCGGTGACGGTATATTGTGAGCAGTGTGGTAAAGATTTGACTGAGGTTAAGGATTATGATGGTTCTCGGTTAAGTTATGGATGTGCATGTGGTTATGAAGGCGTTGTTGATGTTTTGGAGGCTAGGTGCATGAAGCTGGTATGGAAAGTGGATTGGCCTATGCGGTGGATGGTTGAGGATGTGGTCTTTGAGCCAGGTGGACGTGATCATTCGGATGTTGGTGGGAGTTATATGGTGTCCAAGGAAGTGGTCAAGCATATTTTTAATCATCCTGGTCCAGAGTATGCAGCTTATGAGTTTATTGGTATTAAAGGCAGTCAGGGTAAGATGTCCAGTTCAGTAGGTAATATTATGACCCCTGAGGACCTATTGAAGGTGTATACGCCAGAGCTAATTTTATATATGTTTGCCAAGTATAAGCCTAGTGCAGCTTTTAATATTGGGTTAGATGGTGATGTGGTGAGGCATTATACAGAGTATGAGCGCTATAGGGAACGGTACAATAAGGGGTTATTGACGGATGAGGATTTGTGTTATGCCATGACGTTATCAGAAGTTGCTGATACATGGCGGTGTTTGCCCAGTTACAGTCAGGTAGCAGGCGTCTTTCCTCTTGTAAATTTTGATAGATGCGTGTTACAAGATGTGCTTGAAAAGGTTGGGTTAATATACGATAAAGAGGCCATTGAGAGCATTAGTCATCGGGTAGAACATTGGATTACTACTTGGTGTCCAGAGAAAATGATTCGTTTAAATGAGGAGCAAGATAAGGCATATTATGGTACCTTAAGTATCTTGGAGAAGAAGTGGCTGAAAGATTTTTGTCAATTAATTGGTGAGAATGGTGATGAGGATATGGATGTATTAATGGGTGATATCTATGCCATCTGTCATGATGAAGATAAGAAAATTATGCGGACTCAGCAGAAGCGTTTGTTTACGATGATTTATGGATTAACCATTAATGCCACCAGTGGTCCAAGACTACCGCTATTAATGAAAGCCATAGGGTCTAAGAGGCTTCTGTACCTGCTGACGTTTGAAGAGATGTAGTTAGGATAGAAAATGCAAGAAATTAATGTGTGCTTGCAAAAATACATGAAAATAAAATAAATAATCCATTATAGTAGGATAAATATGTATAGAATTATAGAATAAATGAAGGTTGTCATTGGTAAAAATTCAAAAAAATATAAAATGTTATTGACAAATACAAAAAGCACGTTTATACTATAATCAGAATTTAAATCATCATAAATGCAACGAGGTATTATGAGTGGGCAATGAGGTCTACATACTCCGGGTAGGAGTGTGTAGACCTTTTTTGTTTATTTTCAAACATATACTCGTGAATTAAGGGAGGGAACTACATGCATAAAATCACCAAAATCGATATTATAACAAGACCAAGTAAGGTAGAAGAATTAAAAGAAGCGTTAAGTCAGATTGATATTACGGGTATGACATTTTCTCATGTGTTAGGATGTGGATTACAGAAGGGGAAAACAGAATTTTATCGTGGTACAGCGTATAGTATTAATTTATTACCAAAAGTTAAGATAGAAATTGTCGTCTGTGAAGTACCCGTTGAAAAAGTGGTGGAGACAGCTAAGCAGGTTCTTAGGACAGGTGAAATTGGAGATGGGAAAATATTCATTTACCCAGTGGAAAATGTTATTAAAGTGAGAACTGGGGAAGAAGGCGTGGATGCGCTATAAAATGATGTCATAATAAAATGTTAAAGGAGTAGATAAAATGGATGAAATTAAAATGGTCTTAGATACAATATGGGTATTAATTGCTACAGCACTTGTTTTCTTTATGCAGGCAGGTTTTGCAATGGTTGAAACTGGTTTTACGCGATCCAAGAATGCAGGAAATATTATCATGAAAAACTTAATGGACTTTGCAGTGGGTTCATTAATGTTTTGGGCTATAGGTTATGGGCTTATGTATGGTGATACATTAGGTTCAATTATTGGAAAGCCTGATTTGTTCTTTTTAGGAAGTACAGATTATACATCACTTATCTTTCAAACTGTTTTTTGTGCGACGGCAGCTACGATTGTATCTGGAGCTATGGCTGAAAGAACTAAGTTTAAAGCATACCTCATATACAGTTTCTTTATATCGGTTATTATCTATCCGGTAGCAGGACATTGGATTTGGGGAGGCGGCTGGTTATCTGATTTAGGTTTCCATGATTTTGCAGGTTCCACAGTGGTTCACTCAGTAGGTGGTTGGTGTGCATTAATTGGTGCATCCATCATAGGCCCTCGTATTGGTAAATATTCAAAAGATGGTAAATCCCATGCCATCCCAGGACATAGTTTAACCTTAGGAGCTCTTGGTGTCTTTATTTTATGGTTTGGATGGTTTGGTTTTAATCCTGGGTCCCAGCTTGCAGCGTCCTCTTCTGCTGATGCAGCAGCAATTAGTAAGATATTCGTAACGACGAACCTAGCCGCAGCAGTTGCAGCAATCGTTACAATGGGTGTTACTTGGGTTAAGTATAAAAAACCGGATGTATCCATGACATTAAATGGTGCTTTAGCTGGACTGGTTGCTATAACAGCTGGATGTGCTGTTGTAACACCTGTAGGTGCTGCTATAATAGGTGCATTGGCAGGTATCGTTATCGTATTTGGTATAGAATTTGTTGATAAAGTACTTAAAGTCGACGATCCTGTTGGTGCAGTAGGCGTACATGGTATATGTGGTGCATTTGGTACACTTATGGTCGGATTATTCTCGGCAGATAGTGGCGTTGGTCTTGGCTTATTTTATGGAGGTGGCTTTAAGCAACTCGGTGTTCAAGCACTAGGTGTTGTAGCAGTTGGTTTTTGGGTCATTGCATCTGCTTATATCATATTCAAGTTAGTGGATAAGGTTATTGGATTAAGGGTTAGTAAAGCAGAAGAACACGTGGGGTTAGATATTGAAGAACATGGTATTGAAAGCTATGCGGATTTCGAAGTAAGAGGAGCTTAGGAAATGCTGAGTTACAGTCTTTGCAGGTTATAATTGAAATAATGTCAGCTAAATGGTGTGTAGTAAAATAAATATAATGAGCCTCTGATTATTCTTAATCGGGGGCTATTTTAACTTTAAAAAGTCTTTGAATGAAGCATATGAAATAGAAGCATTTTCATATGGGGTGAAGATACTTTCCCAACGAATCCATAAAAAGAAGAAAAGTACATATATATGGTTAATAAGTACATGGATTAATTACTCAGGACAGTGTAATCTAAAAAAAAGACTTCACATAAGGAGGCTGGCATAGATGTATTTTAATAATGCCATAAAAGAAAAATATAAAAAACGTCGTGACGATATGCTTAGGTTACCCAGAACAGAAGGGGTCGGTCCCTTTAAAGCCACAGATGAATCGTTGAAGCAGTACCAGTGTCCCCAATGGTTTAGAGATGC is drawn from Vallitalea pronyensis and contains these coding sequences:
- the plsX gene encoding phosphate acyltransferase PlsX, producing the protein MQDMITVAVDAMGGDHAPAEVVKGTIDAIADNRNIKIYLVGHNISINDELSKYTYNKEQIEVVDAKEIIDLHESPVMAIRRKKESSIVKGLKLVKEKKADAFVSAGSTGALLAGGTFVVGRIKGVERPALAPFIPHKKGVSLLIDCGANVDSKASYLVQFAKMGSIYYENVLGVKNPKVALVNIGEEESKGNSLVKEAYALLKQEDDIQFIGNIEARDISSGKADVLVCDAFVGNIILKYTEGFGLTLLSMLKDAFLQDTRSKLGALLLKPALKKFKKQLDYTEYGGAPLLGLEGLVVKTHGSSDAKAIKNTIIQCKTFAEQNINHKIKQKF
- the acpP gene encoding acyl carrier protein; the encoded protein is MEFEKLVAIISEFTNIDEDKITKETKFVDDLNVDSLDLVQIIMAVEEEFDIEIDNEQAEKIVTVNDAVEAINSEINND
- the rnc gene encoding ribonuclease III, producing the protein MRNKYRNLNEFQKIVGYRFKDVKLLSQALTHSSYANEHKMSKFENNERLEFLGDAVLEIVTSDFLFGKYTDMLEGELTKFRASIVCEPTLANFSNEIRLGEFIRLGKGEENSGGRFRASVLSDAVEALIGAIYLDGELEAARGFILRTLLKDVEKRKLFIDSKTHLQEIIQKTSEHPIEYIIVKEKGPDHNKLFMVEVRHEGKVIGYGRGRSKKSAEQDGAYDAIKNIK
- the smc gene encoding chromosome segregation protein SMC, which translates into the protein MHLKSIELQGFKSFANKINFEFDEGITGIVGPNGSGKSNIADAVRWVLGAQSAKQLRGSKMEDVIFAGTENRRPVSYSQVDITIDNHDRRMAIDYLEVTISRRVYRSGESEFYINKSACRLKDIHELFLDTGVGKEGYSIIGQGQIDKILSTKPEDRRNLFDEAAGIVKFKHRKSDAYKKLEEEKQNLVRINDIIRELDGQRDMLEGQAEVAKNYLVLKEDLKKHEVNIFINDYEKLNNGVKDIVEKEQDIHEEIQSVKHQYQQAKDKHHEMQDHIEQMSGLIDEKKDERTAYNIEKEKIDNNINMTSERIRSINEAITRIEENMGELQARYEMNKGNVEQYHGLLLSLNEDYKKVKAGLNDKEENLQKINSDIKLREETIEEIKTNIIERMNEITVVKSNLQRYQTMLENVEKRKELLTEKMTQVHGEQAALKEKHKNLETLLTNLNQDITHTKQQINELEQQVDTCSTEKRQVSDKLGSLNQQLNQFQSRYNALNDITEHYEGYNYSIRKVMELKTKQNLSGVLGVVADIISVDKQYETAIETALGAGIQNIITKDEETAKLLINHLKTNRYGRATFLPLTSIRTNGYQQTLSQEKGFIGYASELVNHDQLYTNVIKYLLGRVVIVDHIDNGVRLAKKFNYKLKIVTLSGEVLNPGGSMTGGSFKSKGNSFLSRKRELEEYQVKIKEVASRIEKGNDHQEKLVEKETALKKQLDELVSRSHGLNIELNASQMRMKQMNKDRQQKSQEMEDGQRELMELDVQSRELKETTNTYNQKLYGTENENTDAEDKVVYLTDMIQKKKVDKEALSEEITHLKISLTSTEQKIKSTKENLSRLEDESNDIQQQKEKNQEEITKNQEDIAAKTDIIHQYKQDVALILEKIASMEKEIETLTREKEAMTLSQNKLFEEREDLSQKVNLLEKEVLRLGNSKIKYELQIENITNYMWDEYAVTYNMVLDYKDDCGSMTQLKSKVKHLKQEIKLLGDVNVNAIEEYKEVMTRFDFLTEQRDDLIEAEKKLIKVIGELDKEMTKQFKSRFDEIKHQFNAVFRELFGGGQGLLYLVDEDNILESGITIEAQPPGKKLQSMMLLSGGERAFTAIALLFAIQRLKPSPFCVLDEIEAALDDANVERFAKYLQKLSKNTQFIIITHRRGTMEAADALYGITMQEKGISTRVSVKLIENELTG
- the ftsY gene encoding signal recognition particle-docking protein FtsY — translated: MFKKKDNQEKDTQEKKGFFGKLVKGLTKTRDNILGGVDQVLGSFTKIDEDFYEELEEALIVADLGVNTAMTIMEDLRQKVKEKKIKDTAEVRDLLMEELQELMKNEENLYDFTEKKSIVLIIGVNGVGKTTTIGKLAHQYKEAGKKVILAAGDTFRAAAIDQLAEWSNRAGVELISQQENSDPGAVVYDAVQAAKARNADILICDTAGRLHNKKNLMEELRKLFKIISREYPEAHKEVLLVLDSTTGQNALQQAKQFKDIADITGIVLTKLDGTAKGGIAIAIQTELNIPVKYIGVGEGMDDLQRFDSEEFVTALFNEEG
- the lysS gene encoding lysine--tRNA ligase, coding for MHWAERIARELIEKYPERETYVCASGISPSGAVHIGNFREIVTTYFVVKALEGLGKRTRFIFSWDDYDRFRKVPKGIDGSYEQYIGMPYSEIPDPYGCHGSYAEHFEKAFEASLGEFGIDAQMIYQSRAYKSGRYNRYIKHALDCRQQIYDVIMGFKTQEPSEEERQAYYPVTVYCEQCGKDLTEVKDYDGSRLSYGCACGYEGVVDVLEARCMKLVWKVDWPMRWMVEDVVFEPGGRDHSDVGGSYMVSKEVVKHIFNHPGPEYAAYEFIGIKGSQGKMSSSVGNIMTPEDLLKVYTPELILYMFAKYKPSAAFNIGLDGDVVRHYTEYERYRERYNKGLLTDEDLCYAMTLSEVADTWRCLPSYSQVAGVFPLVNFDRCVLQDVLEKVGLIYDKEAIESISHRVEHWITTWCPEKMIRLNEEQDKAYYGTLSILEKKWLKDFCQLIGENGDEDMDVLMGDIYAICHDEDKKIMRTQQKRLFTMIYGLTINATSGPRLPLLMKAIGSKRLLYLLTFEEM